A stretch of DNA from Desulfobacterales bacterium:
CGATCAAGCAGCTTTCCACGAAAGCCGAAGGGTTGGCGCTGATCAGGGCGTATCGGGAGACTTTGGAGAGGTTTGCTGTTAGCTATCAGCTATCAGCTATCAGCTATTAGCTATCAGCTATCAGCTATTAGCTTTCGACCGAAATTTATAATTCAAAATTCGTTATGTTGTTGTCGTACCGGCTGATGTTGACCCTTGGTTCATCATTTTCTGCAATAGGAGCTCGCCATGACGATGCAACCCCCAGTGCCTTTCTCCAAAATAACCCCGACACCCCCCGACAACTGTTTATTATTTATTGATGACGAGGAAGGCATCCGCCGCTCGGTGTTACGCGCATTGAAAAAAAGCGCCTATACCCTTCTCACCGCCCAAAACGGGGAGGAAGGGCTTGGCATTGTCCGGCAACGGCCGCAACGGATTTCAACGGTCATTACCGATTACAAAATGCCGGGCATTAACGGGCTTGAGACGCTGATCAAAGTTCGTGCCATCAATCCCGAAATTACCCGTATTATTCTGACTGGTTACGCCACCATGGCGGTGGCGATTCAAGCCACGAACGAAGGCATTGATGGCTTTTTGAGCAAACCATTTGATAATACGGAGTTCAGGGCCAAGATTCACGATATTTGTCTCCGTAAACGCTTACGGCAATTTGTTTCCGAGCCGATCTATCAAAAAATTCAGAAAGCACCGAACGCCCTACTGCCAGTTTTTCACGAAGCTTCGGTCTTGTTTGCGGATATTCGCAATTTCACGCGCATGTCCCAGGGCGTTTCGCCGGAAGAGATCGCCGCTTTTTTAAACGAGCATTTTTTTACCCCCATGGGAGAAATCGCCTATGACCATCTCGGCACGGTGGATAAACATATGGGAGACGCGATCATGGTGGTTTTCGGCTCACCGGTCCCTCGGCCGGAAGATCCGGTGCAGGCCGTGTCGGCCGCTCAAAAAATGCAGGAAAAAGCAAAGGAAATAGATGCGCTGCTCTTGCGGGAAAACAACCGGTTTCGGCTTGAGATCGGCATCGGTATCGCAACGGGGAATGTGTTATCCGGCGTCTTGGGGTCCTTGCGAAAAAAGGAATATACCTCGGTGGGCATGGCGGTCAATATCGCCTCTCGCCTTCAGCATCTGGCCGCCGGCGGCGAGACGTTGATCAGCGAAGAGACCTATGGGGAAATGAAAAAATATGCCGAGACATCAGGGATCGAAAGCCGCATCACCGCCCATCCCCTGCCGCCGGTCGCCGTAAAGGGAATGGATCACCCGTTGACCTGTTATCGCGTCATCGGGTGATCCGGCAAAGCCGGATGCTGGGATGCTGGGCTGCTGGGCAGCTAACCGTCTCGATGAAATTCGATAGGCGTGTGTCGGGATCTTTGTCTCTAAAAGGGTTATCAATCCTTCTTGCGAACGATACTTCCGACTTTAATCTCTCCGCTCTTTTCCCGCATAACCACTTCGGATTGCGTGTCCGAAACCGCAGTGATTGTTGCTTCCCCGACTTTGATGCCGGGAACGATGTAGCGAGATTCACCGGCGGCCCCGAGAATCTGCCCTTCAGCAAAAACCTCTAATTCATCATCAACGGAGAGCCCGACATTATCACCGAATAAGATAAAGGCCTTATTGTTTTGCACCGAAGTAACAATGCCTTCCCACGGGACAGTTTCAAGCCTGTCGCAGATAGACCGGACGGCGGATCGCGCTGTTTTCGCCAGCTCATCTTCCGTCGCCGAGGCGTTCAACACCTTTTCATCCGCCAATGCATTGTACTCGTCTTCGGTCAACTCCACATCCATGAACAAGGTGTCATCCAGCAACTTGGCGGCCGTTCCGGCATGATGCAGGGCAAACTCCATTTGAACACGGGCCATCAGTGCTTTTCCCTTAAACCACAACATGCCCGTGCCTTTCTGCTCACTACTGATGCGGGAAAGATGACCGGTTATCACGCCGTTGAGACCGGCTTTGCGGCAAATCTCCGCCAGTTCGATATTGTCCGGGGGCGTCACTCCCGGAGTGACAAACCGGGCCAAGTCATAGGGGTATTGGGCATCGCCGGGTGAGACCAGAATCACCCGCGCACACTTGTCTTCGAGCGCTTCGGTCAACCGGGCCAGAAAGTCCATGTGAAGCCGGTCCGCCACCCACGGCATCTGGTTTCCAAATGGAATCACGGCAAAGGTTTGAGCGACGGCATCGTCTTTCCAGCCGATATTGCTTACCATTTCCGTTGCGCTGTCCGTGACTTTCCCCAAGGTTGAACAACCGGCTGTCAGCAAAAAACAACCGATCAGGATGGAGATAAGGTGCGCGCCGTTCCGCTGTTGACCGCGCCTGTTCGTTGGTAATGCCATCATCCGCCTCATTTGTCCCTTTCATAAACAGCAGAAATTGTAGAGGTAATCCCCCCTCTGGCCGTGAACTCTCCGATGATCTCCATTCGTTTCGGCCGAATCTGCGCCACAAGGTCATCAAGAATCCGATTTACCACATGTTCATAAAAAATACCGACATTTCGATACTGCAGCAGGTAATACTTCAACGATTTCAGCTCCACAATCTTATCATCGGGCCGATATTTGATCAGGATGGTTCCAAAATCCGGCAACCCCGTCATGGGGCACACCGACGTAAACTCGGGCTGGCGAATCACGATATCGATATCCCGGCTGGTTCGATATTGATAGTCAATAATATCGATAAGATCCGTCCGAACGACCTCCGGCTTGTCTACCGGATATAAAATCTTTTTTTCAACTGATGACCCCATAACACCCCCTCAAGACGGGATCTGCGAAGGATGACAACCCCGCCATAAATAAATGTATCCAACTATCAGAAGCGTAGCCCCCGTGTCAAACATCTCCGCGCACGAGCGGCCATCGGCGTTGCGACAGTGCCTTGACTTCCGGCCAATCATCTGTTAATGACCTATAATCATTATTAATAACAATAAGAAAGGCGCCATCATGTCATCCATGGATGAGCAGATCCTTCGGGCCGCAAAGGAAATCATTGTGAAATTCATCGAAACCGGCCGCGTATCTCCCAGCGGGTTTTCCGAAGCCTTTAAATCCATTTACCAAACCGTCCATGAGGCCGTGAGTGAGAATCGTGCCGACACCACAGAAACATCAAATGTCAAAAAAACCGGCTAAGGCATTCCGCGCCCTTGTACGGACGGTCGGCCGGGCGCCCCTTCTAATGGACCTGCGCCCAATTATCCCCCCATTCCATGTTCACTTTTAACGGCACCCGCAGTGCCCATACGCCTTCCATAATGCCGCGAACCAGTTCCTCGGCAAGCGTTTCCTCTTCGGGCGGCACTTCAAATACCAGCTCATCATGAACCGTCAGCAACATGGCCGTTTCCATCCCTTTTTGGCGTAGCGTCTCATCGGCCTTGATCATGGCCAATTTGATCAAATCCGCGGCAGAGCCCTGAATGGGGGTATTGATCGCCGTGCGCTCAGCAAACTGGCGCACACTTAAATTCGTGCTGTCGATATCCGGCAATAACCGAATGCGATTCAACAGCGTCGTGGTTTTCCGGGTGGTATGCGCCTCTGCGATGGTTCGGTCCATAAAGGCTTTTACCCCCCGATACCGAGCAAAATAATTATCGATGTAGGTTTTCGCCATTTTCTGACTGATTCCCAGTTGCCTGGAAAGGCCAAAAGGGCTCATGCCGTAAACAATGCCGAAATTAATGGCCTTTGCCTGACGCCGAAGATCCGCATCGATAAAGGAGGGAAATACCTGAAAGACTTCCGCCGCCGTTCGGGTGTGAATATCCTCATCATTGAGAAAGGCCTCAATCAAAATCGGGTCTTCTGAGCAATGGGCCAAAATCCGCAGCTCGATCTGGGAATAATCCGCGGAGAGTAACCGCCACCCTTTTCGGGGTAAAAAGGCGCTGCGAATCTGCCGGCCTTCTTCGGTTCGAATCGGAATATTCTGCAAATTCGGGTCCGAGCTGCTGAGCCGGCCGGTTGCGGTAATGGTCTGGTTATAGGAAGTATGAATGCGCCCTGTTTTTGGATGAATCAGATCGATCAGCGCATCGGCGTAAGTGGATTTTAATTTTGCAAGTGTCCGGTGGCGCAATACATAAGCGGGCAGTTCATGGTGATCGGCCAGTGCGGTCAGCACATCCACATCGGTGGAATAGTTCGTCTTTTTCTTTGTTTTTTTCTGAACCGGCAACTTCAGTTTTTCAAAAAAAATCTGCCCGAGTTGCTGAGAGGATCGAATATTGAAGCGCTCCCCGGCAAGCGCGTAAATCTGCGCTTCCAACTCATCAAGTTGCTGCGCAAATGTTTTGGACAGCTCCATCAACCGGTCCGGACTTACCTGAATGCCCCGCCTTTCCATGCGCACCAATACCGGAACCAACGGCATTTCAACCTGCTGAAATAAGTCCCATAACCCCAAGTTCTTCAGTTTGGGCGCAAGCACCTCATAGGCCGCCAGCGTAATATCCGCGTCTTCGCCGGCATAGGGAACGGCTTTTTCCAGCGGCACACGGGCAAAGCCGTCTGCTTTATTGGCCTTGCCGACCGTTTCTTCATAGGTAATCGTGTGGTGATTTAAGTAATCCAGCGCAATCTGATCCAGATTGTGCGCCCGTTTGGAGGGGTTCAGAAGATAGGACGCCAGCATGGTATCAAACACCACGCCGGCCAATTCAATCCCGTAATGGGACAACACCATCCAGTCATACTTGATATTCTGCCCCACCTTTTTAAGGTCATTATTTTCCAGAATCGGTTTTAACAGGTCGAGCACCCAGTTCCGGTCCAGTTGGTTCGGCACAACGTCCGCATCGTGGCCGCAGGGAATGTAAAACCCCTCATCAACCTGCACGGCAAAAGAGAGTCCCACCAACTCGGCATTCATGGGGTCTTTGGAAGTGGTTTCCGTGTCAAGCGCAAAAACAGGGGCGGATTTTAATCGGGTAATGAGCGCCGTTAACGCTTCGATATCACAAACGGCCTTATACGCTTTGGTTTTCGTTGGGGTTGGCGCGAAAAACACCTGTTGAAGTTGAGAGAACTCCAGCGTTTTAAACAAGTCCTGAAGTTTTTCCCGATCCGGCTCCTGACGGCAAAAGGCTGCCGGATCAAACGAAACCGGCACATCCCGGTGAATGGTTACCAGTTTCTTGCTTAAAAAGGCCTGTTCCTTATAGTCACCGAGTTTTTCCCTTTGTTTTTTCTGCGAAACGGTATTCAAGGCGTCATAAAGCGCCTCCATACCGCCGAAGGATTGAATGAGGGACAATGCCGTTTTCTCTCCGATTCCCGGCACGCCCGGCACGTTATCGGATGTATCACCGGAAAGGCCCATCACGTCGATCAACTGTTTCGGGTCAAGCCCGTAAGTGTTTCGAACCGAATCGTAATCAATGGTTTTCTCCTTCATGGGATCCCAAATGCTGATCTTTTCCGTGACAAGCTGCATAAAATCCTTGTCACCCGTCACCATCACCACGGAAAACCCTGCCGATTCCGCTTGGTTTGCGATCGTGCCGATGACATCATCGGCCTCGTATCCCGGCATTTCAAAGACCGGCAGCCGCATCGCGCGGGCGACCTCCCGAATGTACGGAATCTGAATCGCCATATCCTCGGGCATGGACGGCCGGTTCGCCTTATAGGCCGAATACATCTCATGGCGAAAGGTGGGCCCCTTGGCGTCAAAAAACATACCGATATATGCCGGGGATCGATCCGATAACAGCTTGATCAGCATGCGGGTAAACCCGAAGACCGCGTTGGTGGGAAGACCCGATGAATTGGTCAATCCCCGAATGGCATGGTAGGCACGGTGAATATAGGCCGTCCCATCAATCAGATAGATCGTTTTCTCCTCTTCCATGCCCTGCCGTCCTTTCCGTGGGATTGACATAAGTATCGGGCTGAATTACATTTGCCGAAAAATTCCGCCTGATTTTCTTAGCACTAAAGCGGTTAAACAACAAGGCGACATCGGCAAATGAAACGAACTTTCGGGAAAAAACGCGGAACCACCCATATGATGTGTCACTGCTGCAAGCGGGAATTTTCTTTTTGCTGGCAATGCCGCCGGTGCGGTTTTAGTATCTGCCAATACTGTATGGCAGAGAATTTCTGGGGAGTGTCCTGCAACGGCATCACCTGGCAATGTCCGGATTGCGGAGAACAGAACGGATTGGGAAATCAATAACTGATAAGCGCTATCCAAAAATATTTGAAATTTTGTATCTGCTCAGCCTTTCGTAAGCGCTGATGCTGTTGTTTCGTGCACGTGAACGTGAACGAACGGATTCAACAGCGAGAGATAACCTCTCAGATTGAATTTGTTAGAATCTAACATCCACTCTCTTTAAAAACCATCAAACCTCGAATACCCCTCTAATATCACCCCCACCTCCTGAAGGCTTGAAATGTGAAAGTTTGCTTCAAGGGATGGATTTGCATAGGCCGCAAAAGGAACATTGGCGGCGTATGCCGCTTGGGAATCCAATTCTGAATCCCCGATAAAAAGCACTTCATAGGACGGCACGCCAAAATGATTCGACACCTTTTTCAACATGTCGGGATGCGGTTTGGGCTTATCCACATCAAGCGCACAGACCACCAGGTCGAACATTCCCTCCAGCCCGTGTTCCCGAATGACCTGCCCCATGGTGTTGGTCCGGTTGGTGGCAACAGCGGTTTTCATGTGCGGCCGCACCTTATTTAATAAGTCTCTGAGGTGGGGCTCAATTTCCATCAGCCGGATAAAATCCGTGTATCCGGTTTCTCTGCAAAAAGCCAACGCCTGTCGCAGCATGTTGTCATCCGGAAAAAGAAGGGCCAAGGCCTCGCCAGCCGTATGCATATGCACATAGTCCAATTGTTCGGGCAACAAGCCGGGCCGGCCGAAATGATTTAACACCCTATTATAATAAGCCGTATTCGCTTTTTCCGAATCAAACATCACCCCGTCACAATCCAATGCAATAACCTTGAAACTTGCCATATCCTATTCCTTGCGCTTATCGGTGTCGGGCTGAATCAGCCCATAAACCGGGACTTCAATTTCCGGTCGAATCTTGCTGTCGGTCACCAAATAGAGGGTGTCCAGATAACTCCCCACCTCTTTTTTGGTATTTTCCACGGTAATTTGATACGTCGAATTTTTCTGGTTTTCCACTTCTTCAAAACGGTACTGAATATGCTTGCCCTGTTTGGCCCGAACCGCTATCAGTTTGAGCGGATATTTTTCTTGCGTATCCAGCCTCAGCGCCTGTTTGATTTGCGTTCCGATCGTTCCCACCAGCCGTAATCGCTTGGGCGAAAGGGCATAGAGTTTATCGATCTGACCGGTAACAATCAGTGTATGCTTCGGATTTACCGAATCATTCGTGATCACCTCGATATTCTTCCG
This window harbors:
- a CDS encoding adenylate/guanylate cyclase domain-containing protein; this translates as MTMQPPVPFSKITPTPPDNCLLFIDDEEGIRRSVLRALKKSAYTLLTAQNGEEGLGIVRQRPQRISTVITDYKMPGINGLETLIKVRAINPEITRIILTGYATMAVAIQATNEGIDGFLSKPFDNTEFRAKIHDICLRKRLRQFVSEPIYQKIQKAPNALLPVFHEASVLFADIRNFTRMSQGVSPEEIAAFLNEHFFTPMGEIAYDHLGTVDKHMGDAIMVVFGSPVPRPEDPVQAVSAAQKMQEKAKEIDALLLRENNRFRLEIGIGIATGNVLSGVLGSLRKKEYTSVGMAVNIASRLQHLAAGGETLISEETYGEMKKYAETSGIESRITAHPLPPVAVKGMDHPLTCYRVIG
- the queF gene encoding preQ(1) synthase, yielding MGSSVEKKILYPVDKPEVVRTDLIDIIDYQYRTSRDIDIVIRQPEFTSVCPMTGLPDFGTILIKYRPDDKIVELKSLKYYLLQYRNVGIFYEHVVNRILDDLVAQIRPKRMEIIGEFTARGGITSTISAVYERDK
- the polA gene encoding DNA polymerase I; this encodes MEEEKTIYLIDGTAYIHRAYHAIRGLTNSSGLPTNAVFGFTRMLIKLLSDRSPAYIGMFFDAKGPTFRHEMYSAYKANRPSMPEDMAIQIPYIREVARAMRLPVFEMPGYEADDVIGTIANQAESAGFSVVMVTGDKDFMQLVTEKISIWDPMKEKTIDYDSVRNTYGLDPKQLIDVMGLSGDTSDNVPGVPGIGEKTALSLIQSFGGMEALYDALNTVSQKKQREKLGDYKEQAFLSKKLVTIHRDVPVSFDPAAFCRQEPDREKLQDLFKTLEFSQLQQVFFAPTPTKTKAYKAVCDIEALTALITRLKSAPVFALDTETTSKDPMNAELVGLSFAVQVDEGFYIPCGHDADVVPNQLDRNWVLDLLKPILENNDLKKVGQNIKYDWMVLSHYGIELAGVVFDTMLASYLLNPSKRAHNLDQIALDYLNHHTITYEETVGKANKADGFARVPLEKAVPYAGEDADITLAAYEVLAPKLKNLGLWDLFQQVEMPLVPVLVRMERRGIQVSPDRLMELSKTFAQQLDELEAQIYALAGERFNIRSSQQLGQIFFEKLKLPVQKKTKKKTNYSTDVDVLTALADHHELPAYVLRHRTLAKLKSTYADALIDLIHPKTGRIHTSYNQTITATGRLSSSDPNLQNIPIRTEEGRQIRSAFLPRKGWRLLSADYSQIELRILAHCSEDPILIEAFLNDEDIHTRTAAEVFQVFPSFIDADLRRQAKAINFGIVYGMSPFGLSRQLGISQKMAKTYIDNYFARYRGVKAFMDRTIAEAHTTRKTTTLLNRIRLLPDIDSTNLSVRQFAERTAINTPIQGSAADLIKLAMIKADETLRQKGMETAMLLTVHDELVFEVPPEEETLAEELVRGIMEGVWALRVPLKVNMEWGDNWAQVH
- a CDS encoding HAD family hydrolase, translated to MASFKVIALDCDGVMFDSEKANTAYYNRVLNHFGRPGLLPEQLDYVHMHTAGEALALLFPDDNMLRQALAFCRETGYTDFIRLMEIEPHLRDLLNKVRPHMKTAVATNRTNTMGQVIREHGLEGMFDLVVCALDVDKPKPHPDMLKKVSNHFGVPSYEVLFIGDSELDSQAAYAANVPFAAYANPSLEANFHISSLQEVGVILEGYSRFDGF